One region of Culex pipiens pallens isolate TS chromosome 2, TS_CPP_V2, whole genome shotgun sequence genomic DNA includes:
- the LOC120420812 gene encoding dual specificity protein phosphatase 19: MDGSRKVFRGEIERDIPKRLGFIIDNSPDQVPACILSQFLYLGSQDCVRREVFEKYEISHVLSVGIETPPFEGCPQVRCKFIECLDLPETDLAVVIKQSSEFIEGCRRDGGRVLVHCNAGVSRSTSVVIGYLMKHHDYSFLQALGLVKSKRPCVQPNVGFINQLKKLQ; encoded by the coding sequence ATGGACGGCAGCAGGAAGGTGTTTCGGGGAGAAATCGAACGGGACATACCCAAGCGACTGGGCTTCATCATAGACAACAGTCCCGACCAGGTGCCGGCGTGCATTCTGAGCCAGTTTCTGTACTTGGGCTCGCAGGATTGCGTTCGGAGGGAGGTTTTTGAAAAGTACGAGATTAGTCACGTCTTGAGCGTTGGAATAGAGACTCCTCCGTTCGAAGGTTGTCCCCAGGTTCGGTGTAAATTTATCGAGTGTTTGGACTTGCCGGAGACGGACCTTGCCGTAGTCATCAAGCAATCGAGCGAATTCATCGAGGGATGTCGCCGGGACGGGGGACGCGTTTTGGTTCACTGTAACGCAGGCGTTTCTCGGTCAACGTCGGTCGTCATCGGTTATCTAATGAAGCACCACGATTACTCCTTCCTGCAGGCCCTCGGACTGGTCAAAAGTAAAAGACCGTGCGTACAACCAAACGTTGGTTTTATTAATCAGTTGAAAAAGCTGCAGTAA
- the LOC120420800 gene encoding tRNA pseudouridine synthase-like 1 isoform X1, with amino-acid sequence MNRYLINLSYVGTHFRGIQKNLIRENGRLEDPQSVEGALEIALKKFRPVNEFKIKLSSRFIQKYSQQLSTDAGVHALNNAVHVDLERHNGKPYEPDKVTQGLNRTFGSQKIPIRVLRTRHVPLSFHARLCAKSRTYLYRVGVLRPEFCDDPEQIHPFTRFIPIDEHDRCYFIANKNFDPDRLKRAAALCEGYHDFRTFMAIARGNQWQQMPTYTLRRIERITVERGSSMASAFSRELADRYYEYWDIRIKARSFLYNQVRRMVGAWIAAAEARITERDVQQMLTVPAKSSWCDQAVVAPAYALFLCQVEHDPADFEFRHDELPRAAAEESPLAAAN; translated from the exons ATGAATCGTTATCTAATAAATTTGTCCTACGTTGGAACTCACTTTAG AGGAATTCAGAAAAATCTCATCAGAGAAAACGGACGGCTGGAGGATCCGCAGTCGGTGGAAGGAGCGCTCGAGATTGCCCTGAAAAAGTTCCGGCCGGTGAACGAGTTCAAGATCAAGCTGTCCAGTCG tttcatacaaaaatactcACAACAACTCAGCACCGACGCCGGCGTGCACGCCCTCAACAATGCGGTCCACGTGGACCTCGAACGGCACAACGGCAAGCCCTACGAACCGGACAAGGTGACGCAAGGGCTGAACCGAACCTTCGGCTCGCAAAAGATCCCCATCCGGGTCCTGCGAACCCGGCACGTCCCGTTGTCCTTCCACGCGAGACTATGCGCCAAATCGCGCACCTACCTGTACCGGGTGGGCGTGCTACGGCCCGAGTTCTGCGACGACCCCGAGCAGATCCACCCGTTCACGAGGTTCATTCCGATCGACGAGCACGACCGGTGCTACTTTATCGC CAACAAAAACTTCGACCCGGACCGACTGAAGCGGGCGGCGGCCCTTTGCGAGGGTTATCACGACTTTCGCACGTTCATGGCGATCGCCCGGGGGAACCAGTGGCAGCAGATGCCGACGTACACGCTGCGCAGGATCGAGCGGATCACGGTGGAGCGGGGCAGCTCGATGGCGTCTGCGTTCAGTAGGGAACTCGCGGACAGGTACTACGAGTATTGGGACATTCGGATTAAGGCGCGCTCGTTTCTGTACAATCAG GTCCGTCGCATGGTAGGAGCTTGGATTGCCGCGGCCGAGGCACGAATCACCGAGCGCGACGTCCAGCAGATGCTAACCGTCCCGGCGAAGAGCTCGTGGTGTGATCAGGCCGTTGTAGCGCCCGCGTACGCGTTGTTCCTCTGTCAGGTCGAGCACGACCCGGCGGATTTTGAGTTCCGTCACGATGAGCTTCCTCGAGCAGCTGCAGAAGAGTCGCCACTCGCTGCAGCCAACTGA
- the LOC120420800 gene encoding tRNA pseudouridine synthase-like 1 isoform X2 has translation MNRYLINLSYVGTHFRGIQKNLIRENGRLEDPQSVEGALEIALKKFRPVNEFKIKLSSRTDAGVHALNNAVHVDLERHNGKPYEPDKVTQGLNRTFGSQKIPIRVLRTRHVPLSFHARLCAKSRTYLYRVGVLRPEFCDDPEQIHPFTRFIPIDEHDRCYFIANKNFDPDRLKRAAALCEGYHDFRTFMAIARGNQWQQMPTYTLRRIERITVERGSSMASAFSRELADRYYEYWDIRIKARSFLYNQVRRMVGAWIAAAEARITERDVQQMLTVPAKSSWCDQAVVAPAYALFLCQVEHDPADFEFRHDELPRAAAEESPLAAAN, from the exons ATGAATCGTTATCTAATAAATTTGTCCTACGTTGGAACTCACTTTAG AGGAATTCAGAAAAATCTCATCAGAGAAAACGGACGGCTGGAGGATCCGCAGTCGGTGGAAGGAGCGCTCGAGATTGCCCTGAAAAAGTTCCGGCCGGTGAACGAGTTCAAGATCAAGCTGTCCAGTCG CACCGACGCCGGCGTGCACGCCCTCAACAATGCGGTCCACGTGGACCTCGAACGGCACAACGGCAAGCCCTACGAACCGGACAAGGTGACGCAAGGGCTGAACCGAACCTTCGGCTCGCAAAAGATCCCCATCCGGGTCCTGCGAACCCGGCACGTCCCGTTGTCCTTCCACGCGAGACTATGCGCCAAATCGCGCACCTACCTGTACCGGGTGGGCGTGCTACGGCCCGAGTTCTGCGACGACCCCGAGCAGATCCACCCGTTCACGAGGTTCATTCCGATCGACGAGCACGACCGGTGCTACTTTATCGC CAACAAAAACTTCGACCCGGACCGACTGAAGCGGGCGGCGGCCCTTTGCGAGGGTTATCACGACTTTCGCACGTTCATGGCGATCGCCCGGGGGAACCAGTGGCAGCAGATGCCGACGTACACGCTGCGCAGGATCGAGCGGATCACGGTGGAGCGGGGCAGCTCGATGGCGTCTGCGTTCAGTAGGGAACTCGCGGACAGGTACTACGAGTATTGGGACATTCGGATTAAGGCGCGCTCGTTTCTGTACAATCAG GTCCGTCGCATGGTAGGAGCTTGGATTGCCGCGGCCGAGGCACGAATCACCGAGCGCGACGTCCAGCAGATGCTAACCGTCCCGGCGAAGAGCTCGTGGTGTGATCAGGCCGTTGTAGCGCCCGCGTACGCGTTGTTCCTCTGTCAGGTCGAGCACGACCCGGCGGATTTTGAGTTCCGTCACGATGAGCTTCCTCGAGCAGCTGCAGAAGAGTCGCCACTCGCTGCAGCCAACTGA
- the LOC120420804 gene encoding PHD finger-like domain-containing protein 5A gives MAKHHPDLIFCRKQPGVAIGRLCEKCDGKCVICDSYVRPCTLVRICDECNYGSYQGRCVICGGPGVSDAYYCKECTIQEKDRDGCPKIVNLGSSKTDLFYERKKYGFKQR, from the exons ATGGCCAAGCATCATCCCGATTTAATTTTCTGCCGGAAGCAACCTGGCGTCG CCATTGGTCGCCTGTGCGAAAAGTGCGACGGAAAGTGTGTAATCTGCGATTCGTACGTGCGTCCCTGTACGCTGGTCCGAATCTGCGACGAGTGCAACTACGGTTCGTACCAGGGTCGATGCGTCATCTGCGGTGGCCCCGGAGTATCGGACGCGTACTACTGCAAGGAATGCACCATTCAGGAGAAGGAT AGAGATGGATGTCCAAAGATCGTCAACCTGGGTAGCTCGAAAACGGATCTGTTCTACGAGAGGAAAAAGTATGGCTTCAAGCAGCGATAA